A DNA window from bacterium contains the following coding sequences:
- a CDS encoding class II fructose-bisphosphate aldolase: protein MPLVTGFELLQPALEGGYAVGAFNANNLESVKAVIDACEAKEAPVFLQVSQGAIKYAGLEEAAAL from the coding sequence ATGCCGCTCGTAACCGGTTTTGAACTGCTTCAGCCCGCCCTCGAGGGCGGCTACGCTGTCGGCGCGTTCAACGCCAATAACCTCGAGTCCGTCAAGGCCGTCATTGACGCCTGCGAAGCCAAGGAGGCCCCGGTCTTCCTGCAGGTCAGCCAGGGCGCCATCAAGTACGCCGGCCTGGAAGAGGCCGCCGCGCT
- a CDS encoding glycosyltransferase family 39 protein, producing the protein MRRVIPLPASLWTIAALLVLVVLFYRDCTPRSPNDGSHWALARALAYDHTTTVDAQYSYTGGVDVSYCRGHYYSDRAPGTGLLGALFLYLRLPLGGVPALGALVAVLCSGLIVRRWCGLWPSLLTAAAVAFATLIWRYSHQFFSHAPAAGHVMAATYLALVVADRPRPERWRVLLCGWVVGYAMLVEYQLLLLTPLLGGYVLVRRWRRDRWVVWRVLWPGLVTWAVAAGLLALYQHVSFGSPWHTSYAYRLGWHEGQAFEGNILTGLQGLLAGMDTHPPGLLTLSPVLWLALWGAFLMRRHRRWPEIACCLGVFVAVLLVLAHHPSWNGATTQDTRYLVCIVGLAMLPLGLWIERYLLVPREAWARLCYEGLFYMLLLVSIGLNCHGLFYKYTFTTGLPGFPALVSFDPGELLFGVVAGTPFDRIFWLFLAFGAGAVLAHALWEAVRRARTKRSTSPQDSSADD; encoded by the coding sequence ATGCGCAGGGTCATCCCTCTCCCCGCCTCTCTGTGGACCATCGCCGCGCTACTCGTGCTGGTGGTGCTCTTCTACCGCGACTGTACCCCCCGCAGCCCCAATGACGGGTCGCACTGGGCCCTGGCCCGGGCGTTGGCGTATGACCACACCACGACTGTGGACGCCCAGTACTCGTATACGGGGGGCGTGGACGTCTCCTACTGCCGCGGCCACTACTACAGCGACCGCGCGCCGGGCACCGGGCTCCTGGGTGCGCTGTTCCTGTACCTGCGGCTGCCGCTGGGGGGCGTCCCCGCGCTGGGCGCGCTGGTGGCGGTGCTCTGCTCCGGTCTGATTGTCCGGCGGTGGTGTGGCCTGTGGCCCAGTCTCCTGACGGCGGCGGCGGTGGCCTTCGCGACCCTCATCTGGCGCTACAGCCACCAGTTCTTCTCCCATGCCCCGGCAGCCGGGCATGTGATGGCCGCCACGTATCTGGCCCTGGTGGTCGCAGACCGGCCGCGGCCGGAGCGCTGGCGGGTGCTCCTGTGTGGCTGGGTCGTGGGCTATGCCATGTTGGTGGAGTACCAGCTTCTCTTGCTGACGCCGCTGCTGGGGGGCTACGTGCTGGTGCGCCGGTGGCGGCGCGACCGGTGGGTGGTCTGGCGCGTCCTGTGGCCGGGGCTGGTGACGTGGGCCGTGGCGGCCGGGCTGCTGGCGCTGTACCAGCATGTGAGCTTCGGGTCGCCCTGGCATACGTCGTATGCCTACCGCCTCGGCTGGCATGAGGGCCAGGCCTTCGAGGGCAACATCCTCACCGGCCTGCAGGGGCTGTTGGCGGGTATGGACACCCATCCGCCGGGCTTGCTCACCCTGTCGCCGGTGCTCTGGCTGGCCCTCTGGGGCGCGTTCCTGATGCGCCGGCACCGCCGTTGGCCGGAGATCGCCTGCTGTCTGGGCGTGTTCGTCGCGGTGCTGCTCGTGCTCGCTCACCACCCCAGCTGGAATGGCGCCACCACGCAGGACACGCGCTATCTCGTGTGCATCGTCGGCCTGGCCATGCTGCCGCTGGGGCTGTGGATCGAGCGCTATCTGCTGGTCCCCCGCGAGGCGTGGGCGCGTCTGTGCTACGAGGGGCTGTTCTACATGCTCCTGCTGGTGAGCATCGGCCTGAACTGCCACGGCCTGTTCTACAAGTACACCTTCACCACAGGTCTCCCGGGCTTCCCGGCTCTCGTCTCATTCGACCCGGGCGAGCTGCTCTTCGGCGTGGTGGCCGGGACGCCCTTCGACCGCATCTTCTGGCTGTTCCTGGCCTTCGGCGCGGGGGCCGTGCTGGCCCACGCCCTGTGGGAAGCCGTGCGGCGGGCGAGGACTAAGCGGTCCACCTCGCCTCAGGACTCCTCGGCGGACGACTGA
- a CDS encoding carbohydrate kinase, translating to MPDIICLGEALVDMVSTAHGLNLVQSPGFEKAAGGAPTNVAAGCAILGAEAGLLARVGQDSFGEFLRQTLFDAGVDLECFRLDPDYATQLAFVALDDHGVPEFAFHVKQSADQMLKLSDADMEYIAAGSIFHFGSITLINEPARTATLAALQHALDEGLLVSLDPNLRPPLWRSLDDAYEAIHEVIPQCDFLKVSEEEMTFLTGIEDLDQGIQALWELGPAVVAVTRGPAGCSVCNGDFVFDLPAFRVPVLDTTGCGDAFVAATLVQVLESGEDITDLDEAALRAIFRFANATAALTATAQGAIPGLPGRDEVAELLELGERPELDEEDAAAQSSAEES from the coding sequence ATGCCTGACATCATCTGCCTCGGCGAAGCATTGGTGGACATGGTGTCCACCGCCCATGGGCTCAACCTGGTCCAGTCGCCTGGCTTTGAGAAGGCCGCCGGGGGCGCGCCGACCAATGTCGCGGCCGGCTGCGCCATTCTCGGCGCCGAGGCCGGGCTCCTCGCCCGCGTGGGACAGGACTCGTTTGGCGAGTTCCTGCGCCAGACGCTCTTTGATGCTGGCGTGGACCTGGAGTGCTTCCGCCTGGACCCCGACTACGCCACCCAGCTCGCCTTCGTGGCGCTCGACGACCATGGCGTGCCCGAGTTCGCCTTCCACGTCAAGCAGAGCGCCGACCAGATGCTGAAGTTGTCCGATGCCGACATGGAGTACATCGCCGCGGGGAGCATCTTCCACTTTGGCTCGATCACGCTCATCAACGAGCCGGCGCGGACGGCCACGCTGGCGGCGCTCCAGCACGCGCTGGACGAGGGGCTGCTGGTCAGCCTCGACCCCAACCTGCGCCCGCCGCTGTGGCGCAGCCTGGATGATGCGTATGAGGCCATCCATGAGGTCATCCCCCAGTGCGACTTCCTGAAGGTGAGCGAGGAGGAGATGACCTTCCTCACCGGGATCGAGGACCTCGACCAGGGGATACAGGCCCTGTGGGAACTGGGGCCGGCGGTGGTCGCAGTCACGCGCGGGCCGGCAGGCTGCAGCGTGTGCAACGGGGACTTCGTCTTTGACTTGCCAGCCTTCCGGGTGCCGGTACTGGACACCACCGGCTGTGGCGATGCCTTCGTGGCGGCCACGCTGGTGCAGGTGCTGGAATCCGGCGAGGACATCACCGACCTGGACGAAGCGGCCCTGCGGGCGATCTTCCGCTTCGCCAATGCGACCGCGGCGTTGACCGCGACGGCGCAGGGCGCGATCCCCGGGCTGCCGGGGCGGGACGAAGTGGCGGAGCTGCTCGAGCTGGGGGAGCGACCGGAACTGGATGAGGAGGACGCCGCCGCTCAGTCGTCCGCCGAGGAGTCCTGA